Proteins from a single region of Streptomyces spinoverrucosus:
- a CDS encoding ABC transporter substrate-binding protein gives MRDVTHDVPALHRRSFLKYSGALGAAGAVSASLAACSAGPESTNDLGDGGSGPNRTLTAVIGYGNDGTWDPTQTASAFCMAANNHIYEGLLDTDPISRQPYPALATRVPTDLTATSWKFTLRPGATFHDGRPVTADDVVFVFDRILDPGTQTLAKGFFEPWLKDVRKIDERNVELVLKFPFPEGVSRLTLAKIMPKHVFSRPGAWNDAIRGLAVGSGPYRQTAHHPKSNTTFEAFAGYNGPRPPAFKKMNWLTIVDAAPRVAKISGGSAGAQIADNIPYANIGQLESTGMTVAGGAGMNNLFLMFNTRHKPFDDVRVRQALHYAIDSEKIVEVALKGHGKPSSSFLDEANPSYRRAKTVYDHDPDRAKALLKEAGVSGLRIDILAVNVSWIVDCLPTIKSSWDAIGVATTLSPQETTAVFTKMDQKQDYQVVAAASNPNQFGLDADLIMRYNHGPENLWMQYARWADDPVAKQLFKDMDRATREPDPDRKKTMVQDYVDVVAEQAVLYPVVHNELMTAWDPRALAGIRAQAYPGINVLQAKWA, from the coding sequence GTGCGCGACGTGACCCACGACGTGCCGGCGCTGCACCGCCGGTCGTTCCTGAAGTACTCCGGTGCGCTGGGCGCGGCGGGCGCCGTCTCGGCGTCGTTGGCAGCCTGTTCGGCGGGCCCCGAGTCCACGAACGACCTCGGCGACGGCGGCTCGGGCCCGAACCGGACGCTGACGGCGGTCATCGGCTACGGGAACGACGGCACCTGGGACCCGACGCAGACGGCGTCGGCGTTCTGCATGGCCGCCAACAACCACATCTACGAGGGTCTGCTCGACACCGACCCGATCTCCCGGCAGCCGTACCCCGCGCTGGCGACCAGGGTGCCCACGGACCTCACCGCCACGTCCTGGAAGTTCACCCTGCGCCCGGGCGCCACGTTCCACGACGGCAGGCCGGTCACCGCCGACGACGTGGTCTTCGTCTTCGACCGGATCCTCGACCCGGGCACCCAGACCCTGGCCAAAGGGTTCTTCGAGCCCTGGCTGAAGGACGTACGGAAGATCGACGAGCGGAACGTGGAGCTGGTGCTGAAGTTCCCCTTCCCGGAAGGGGTCTCCCGGCTCACCCTGGCCAAGATCATGCCGAAGCACGTGTTCTCCCGGCCCGGCGCCTGGAACGACGCGATCAGGGGGCTGGCGGTGGGTTCGGGGCCGTACCGGCAGACCGCGCACCACCCGAAGTCCAACACCACCTTCGAGGCGTTCGCCGGCTACAACGGCCCGCGCCCGCCCGCCTTCAAGAAGATGAACTGGCTGACGATCGTCGACGCCGCGCCCCGCGTCGCCAAGATCTCCGGCGGCAGCGCGGGCGCGCAGATCGCGGACAACATCCCGTACGCCAACATCGGCCAGCTGGAGAGCACCGGGATGACGGTGGCGGGCGGGGCCGGGATGAACAACCTGTTCCTGATGTTCAACACCCGGCACAAGCCGTTCGACGACGTGCGGGTGCGGCAGGCGCTGCACTACGCCATCGACAGCGAGAAGATCGTCGAGGTCGCCCTCAAGGGGCACGGCAAGCCGTCGTCGTCGTTCCTCGACGAGGCCAATCCGTCGTACCGGCGGGCGAAGACCGTCTACGACCACGATCCGGACCGGGCGAAGGCGCTGCTGAAGGAGGCCGGGGTCAGCGGGCTGCGGATCGACATCCTCGCCGTGAACGTCAGCTGGATCGTGGACTGCCTGCCGACCATCAAGTCGTCCTGGGACGCGATCGGCGTGGCGACGACGCTGTCGCCGCAGGAGACCACGGCCGTCTTCACCAAGATGGACCAGAAGCAGGACTACCAGGTGGTCGCCGCGGCCTCGAACCCCAACCAGTTCGGCCTCGACGCCGACCTGATCATGCGTTACAACCACGGCCCCGAGAACCTCTGGATGCAGTACGCCCGCTGGGCCGACGACCCGGTCGCGAAGCAGCTCTTCAAGGACATGGACCGGGCCACCCGGGAGCCGGACCCGGACCGCAAGAAGACGATGGTCCAGGACTACGTCGACGTCGTCGCCGAGCAGGCCGTGCTCTACCCGGTCGTCCACAACGAGCTGATGACGGCCTGGGACCCTCGGGCGCTCGCCGGGATAAGGGCACAGGCGTACCCCGGGATCAACGTCCTCCAGGCCAAGTGGGCCTAG
- a CDS encoding ABC transporter permease, with protein sequence MVAVVRILARRVLLLVPLMLGIVLFVFLVMRFSDVDPASAFFQGANPTPQQLHDFREEHGLLDPLPVRYVAFVGDLLHGDMGTSALTRGEVVDQVMTALPLTMQLTFLGLGIAVVLSLLGGVTAAIYRDRLPDQIIRVVSLTGVAAPGFWLALLMIQYLAVDLGWFPTGGYINPADSFTGWLKTMTLPALALSLPVAAQLTRIVRTAVVEELDKDYVRTAIGSGLPPRVVVGRNVLRNALINPLTVLGLRVGYLLGGAVVIETIFSLPGMGKLMIDAVKNGDPAVVQGVVLTTATGFVVVNLVIDILYLLVNPRLRDAA encoded by the coding sequence GTGGTCGCCGTCGTCAGAATCCTGGCCCGCCGTGTCCTGCTGCTCGTACCGCTGATGCTCGGCATCGTGCTGTTCGTCTTTTTGGTGATGCGGTTCTCCGACGTGGACCCGGCGTCCGCGTTCTTCCAGGGCGCCAATCCGACGCCCCAGCAACTGCACGACTTCCGCGAGGAGCACGGCCTGCTCGACCCGCTGCCGGTGCGCTACGTCGCCTTCGTCGGCGATCTGCTCCACGGCGACATGGGCACCAGCGCGCTCACCCGGGGCGAGGTCGTCGACCAGGTGATGACGGCGCTGCCGCTCACCATGCAGCTCACCTTCCTGGGCCTGGGCATCGCGGTGGTGCTGTCGCTGCTCGGCGGCGTGACCGCCGCGATCTACCGGGACCGGCTGCCCGACCAGATCATCCGGGTGGTGTCCCTGACCGGCGTGGCCGCGCCCGGCTTCTGGCTGGCGCTGCTGATGATCCAGTACCTGGCGGTCGACCTGGGCTGGTTTCCGACCGGCGGCTACATCAACCCGGCGGACTCCTTCACCGGCTGGCTGAAGACCATGACCCTGCCCGCCCTCGCCCTGTCGCTGCCGGTCGCCGCACAGCTGACCCGGATCGTGCGCACGGCGGTCGTCGAGGAGCTGGACAAGGACTACGTCCGCACCGCGATCGGCAGCGGGCTGCCGCCGAGGGTGGTGGTCGGGCGGAACGTGCTGCGCAACGCCCTGATCAACCCGCTGACCGTGCTCGGGCTGCGCGTCGGCTATCTGCTCGGCGGCGCGGTCGTCATCGAGACGATCTTCTCGCTGCCCGGCATGGGCAAGCTGATGATCGACGCCGTGAAGAACGGCGACCCGGCCGTCGTGCAGGGCGTCGTCCTGACCACGGCGACCGGGTTCGTGGTCGTCAACCTCGTCATCGACATCCTCTACCTGCTGGTCAACCCGCGACTGAGGGATGCCGCCTGA
- a CDS encoding FadR/GntR family transcriptional regulator produces MRRMPGEPRNRRMQRAVVQLILDRGLRSGTPLPTETELMAALGAGRNSVREALKALQALDIVEIRHGHGTFVGRASLTPLVDGLTFRALVRHADDAGATAEIREVRQALEEWLIRRVAGTLTEAELDRLDGLVDRMAAEGRAGRPVAELDRRFHQLLYASLGNALVPELLDALWTVCHRVAGARARPDDPSPELTVHRHRAIITALRARDVEGAQRAMAVHFRGGEG; encoded by the coding sequence ATGCGGCGCATGCCCGGGGAGCCGAGGAATCGCCGGATGCAGCGCGCGGTCGTTCAGCTGATCCTCGACCGCGGGCTCCGGTCCGGCACGCCGCTGCCCACCGAGACCGAGCTGATGGCGGCGCTCGGGGCCGGCCGCAACTCCGTCCGCGAGGCCCTCAAGGCGCTCCAGGCGCTCGACATCGTGGAGATCAGACACGGCCACGGCACCTTCGTGGGCCGCGCCTCGCTCACCCCGCTGGTCGACGGCCTCACCTTCCGCGCCCTCGTCCGGCACGCGGACGACGCCGGTGCGACGGCGGAGATCCGCGAGGTGCGTCAGGCGCTGGAGGAGTGGCTGATCCGCCGGGTGGCCGGCACGCTCACCGAGGCGGAGCTGGACCGGCTGGACGGGCTGGTGGACCGGATGGCGGCGGAGGGCCGCGCCGGGCGTCCCGTCGCCGAACTCGACCGCCGGTTCCACCAGTTGCTGTACGCCTCGCTGGGCAACGCGCTCGTGCCCGAGCTGCTCGACGCCTTGTGGACGGTCTGCCACCGGGTCGCCGGTGCCCGTGCCCGCCCGGACGACCCGTCCCCCGAGCTCACCGTTCACCGTCATCGCGCCATCATCACCGCGCTGCGCGCCCGTGACGTGGAGGGCGCGCAGCGCGCGATGGCAGTTCACTTCCGTGGCGGAGAGGGCTGA